In the genome of Phlebotomus papatasi isolate M1 chromosome 2, Ppap_2.1, whole genome shotgun sequence, one region contains:
- the LOC129801096 gene encoding lipase 3-like — translation MWIYTNELYMLATYAADVVIIIEAHNPEMISATGYPVESHVVRTEDGYILTMHRIPHGKVPDSTKRPVVFLFHGLMCSSADFVVIGPERALAYQLVDRGYDVWMGNARGNTYSRNHETLDPDSAEFWDFSWHEIGIYDLKAMLDYVLSNTGSEKLHYIGHSQGSTTIFVMLSILTDYNNYFYSVSALSPLAYMYHSKSPVMRAIALSELPVEVMSSILGYNEFLPSDEFTQTTAAILCMNDQPLQEVCANILFLLAGYDSEQLNRTELPAILANTPAGASTKQILHYSQSVYSNNFRQYDYGPVTNLIEYGTLTPPDYALDQITAPVGLFYSQNDWVADVKDVEQLHSRLPNVVKYYNVPFPKFNHLDFTYAIDVIPLLYDELINFLDSRTN, via the exons ATGTGGATATACACAAATGAATTGTATATGCTTGCCACATATGCAGCAGACGTGGTGATTATCATTGAAGCAcacaat CCGGAGATGATCAGCGCGACTGGTTACCCCGTGGAATCTCATGTGGTTAGAACTGAAGATGGATATATATTAACAATGCATCGTATACCTCATGGAAAAGTTCCCGATAGCACAAAAAGGCCCGTTGTATTTCTATTTCACGGACTTATGTGTTCTTCGGCAGACTTTGTTGTCATCGGACCTGAACGCGCCTTGGCATATCAACTTGTTGATCGAGGATACGATGTTTGGATGGGAAATGCCAGAGGAAATACCTATTCCAGAAACCATGAAACCCTTGATCCCGATTCAGCAGAATTTTGGGATTTCAGTTGGCATGAGATAGGAATATATGATTTGAAGGCAATGCTGGACTACGTTTTGTCTAATACAGGCTCAGAAAAACTTCATTACATTGGCCATTCTCAAGGATCAACTACTATATTCGTTATGCTTTCTATCCTAACCGACTATAACAACTACTTCTATTCAGTTTCTGCTTTGTCCCCCTTGGCGTATATGTATCATTCTAAAAGTCCTGTCATGCGTGCTATAGCACTATCAGAGCTTCCTGTGGAAGTAATGTCCAGTATTTTGGGATATAATGAATTTTTGCCAAGCGATGAATTTACACAAACAACGGCCGCTATATTATGTATGAATGATCAACCACTTCAGGAGGTTTGTGCTAATATACTTTTCCTTCTTGCTGGTTATGATTCTGAGCAACTTAATCGA ACTGAACTACCAGCTATACTGGCAAATACACCTGCTGGGGCATCAACtaaacaaatcctgcactatAGCCAAAGTGTATATAGTAACAACTTCCGGCAATACGACTATGGACCAGTAACAAATTTGATCGAATATGGAACACTAACTCCACCAGACTATGCTCTTGATCAAATCACTGCTCCTGTTGGTCTATTCTATAGTCAGAACGACTGGGTAGCTGATGTTAAAGACGTTGAGCAGTTACATTCTAGACTACCTAACGTAGTTAAATATTATAATGTGCCTTTCCCAAAATTCAATCACCTTGATTTCACTTATGCTATCGATGTTATACCTTTGTTGTACGatgaattaatcaattttcttgACAGCCGCACAAACTGA